Proteins encoded within one genomic window of Chitinophaga parva:
- a CDS encoding gamma carbonic anhydrase family protein: MALILPVKGVLPQQGNNCFIAPNATICGDVIMGDDCSVWFNAVVRGDVNSIRMGNKVNVQDGAVIHCTYEKTKTIIGNNVSIGHNAIVHGCTVEDDVLIGMGAIVMDNVLVGKNSIIAAGAVVLENTIIEAGSIYAGVPAKMVKKVSQDLMNGEIKRIANNYLMYAGWFKTEE, from the coding sequence ATGGCCCTCATATTACCAGTAAAAGGAGTACTCCCGCAGCAGGGAAATAATTGTTTTATTGCCCCCAATGCCACCATCTGTGGCGATGTGATCATGGGCGATGATTGCAGCGTATGGTTCAATGCCGTGGTACGCGGTGATGTGAACAGCATCCGTATGGGAAACAAAGTGAATGTGCAGGATGGTGCGGTGATCCACTGCACCTATGAAAAAACAAAAACCATTATCGGCAACAACGTGTCTATCGGGCACAATGCCATTGTGCACGGCTGTACAGTGGAAGATGATGTGCTGATCGGGATGGGAGCCATCGTAATGGACAATGTACTGGTGGGTAAGAACTCTATCATCGCCGCGGGCGCGGTGGTACTGGAAAATACCATCATTGAAGCCGGCAGCATCTATGCGGGCGTGCCTGCAAAGATGGTAAAGAAAGTGAGCCAGGACCTTATGAATGGAGAGATCAAGCGTATTGCAAACAATTACCTGATGTATGCAGGCTGGTTTAAAACAGAAGAATAG
- the rsgA gene encoding ribosome small subunit-dependent GTPase A, which translates to MEARIYKSTGSWYVAKGADGTTFKARMKGVFKNKDITSTNPVAVGDYVEIEMEQGDAMITGIHDRRNYIVRESPHGRVKKHIVASNMDQAILVTTVASPRTSQGFMDRFLVTAAAYHIPVILLFNKKDIYREKEIEQYALYEDMYSEIGYTVRLVSATDAVDIAMVKDLLAGKTTLLSGHSGVGKSTLINGVLPASQLKTHAVSGWSGKGQHTTTFAEMFDLEDGGSLIDTPGIRELGIVDIDKAELSHYFLEMQPYISQCRFSSCLHLNEPGCAVRAAVDEGKIYPERYVSYVTILSTLDDKGY; encoded by the coding sequence ATGGAGGCAAGGATCTATAAATCTACCGGCAGCTGGTATGTGGCCAAGGGCGCGGATGGTACCACGTTCAAGGCACGCATGAAGGGGGTGTTCAAGAACAAGGACATCACTTCTACCAACCCGGTGGCAGTGGGTGATTACGTGGAAATTGAAATGGAGCAGGGCGATGCCATGATCACCGGCATCCACGACCGGCGCAACTATATTGTACGGGAATCGCCGCATGGACGTGTAAAAAAACACATCGTTGCGTCTAATATGGACCAGGCCATCCTGGTGACCACCGTAGCCTCGCCCCGCACCTCCCAGGGCTTTATGGACCGTTTCCTGGTTACGGCCGCCGCCTATCACATCCCGGTGATACTGCTGTTCAACAAAAAAGACATTTACAGGGAAAAAGAGATAGAACAATACGCCTTGTACGAAGATATGTACAGCGAGATAGGCTACACCGTGCGCCTGGTCTCCGCTACGGATGCCGTGGATATTGCCATGGTAAAGGATCTGCTGGCGGGCAAAACCACCCTGCTCAGCGGGCATTCCGGCGTAGGGAAGTCCACCCTGATCAATGGCGTGCTGCCTGCGTCACAGCTGAAAACCCATGCCGTGAGCGGCTGGAGCGGAAAAGGCCAGCATACCACCACCTTTGCAGAAATGTTTGACCTGGAAGACGGCGGCAGCCTCATAGACACACCGGGCATCCGGGAGCTGGGCATCGTGGATATTGATAAAGCGGAGCTGTCCCATTATTTCCTGGAAATGCAACCCTATATTTCCCAATGCCGGTTCAGCAGTTGCCTGCATCTCAATGAGCCAGGATGCGCTGTGAGAGCGGCAGTAGACGAGGGTAAGATCTACCCCGAGCGCTATGTGAGCTATGTTACCATCCTCTCCACGCTGGACGATAAGGGATATTGA
- a CDS encoding GNAT family N-acetyltransferase: MITLKQATLADLDQLVALEHVTWASTFRHLYTAEDFETYMQAYKTPEAIARKLERPGTLCWLAMDGSLPVGFLTLNLHKQPDHGGPLPGPVMEIEQIYVHPDIKGKGIGTLLFQQTYGIAKTEGIKTLWLGVFENNEPAQKFYIKEGFEKFATHIFRVGAQDDTDWLMKKELY, encoded by the coding sequence ATGATCACGCTAAAACAAGCCACCCTGGCGGACCTGGACCAGCTGGTAGCCCTGGAGCATGTCACCTGGGCCAGCACCTTCCGCCACCTGTATACGGCGGAAGACTTTGAGACCTATATGCAGGCTTACAAGACACCGGAAGCCATTGCCCGCAAACTGGAACGCCCGGGCACCCTGTGCTGGCTGGCCATGGATGGCAGTTTGCCCGTAGGTTTCCTCACCCTCAACCTGCATAAACAGCCGGACCACGGCGGCCCCCTGCCCGGCCCCGTCATGGAGATAGAGCAGATCTACGTACACCCGGATATTAAAGGCAAAGGCATTGGTACCCTGCTTTTCCAGCAAACCTACGGGATCGCAAAGACTGAAGGCATCAAAACCCTGTGGCTGGGCGTTTTCGAGAACAATGAACCTGCCCAGAAATTTTACATCAAAGAAGGATTTGAAAAATTTGCTACCCACATTTTCCGCGTGGGAGCACAGGACGATACGGACTGGTTGATGAAGAAGGAGTTGTATTAA
- a CDS encoding winged helix-turn-helix domain-containing protein — MENPILHLNKIFESRIRLGVMSILMVNEEVNFNDLKQMLELTDGNLASHLNTLEESGYLKVHKGFIGRKTNTTYAVTKAGEKAFKNHLAALEAMIKSVK; from the coding sequence ATGGAAAATCCCATCCTGCATTTAAATAAAATTTTTGAAAGCCGTATACGCCTGGGCGTGATGAGCATTCTCATGGTGAATGAGGAGGTGAATTTCAATGACCTGAAGCAAATGCTGGAGCTCACAGATGGCAACCTGGCCTCGCACCTGAACACGCTGGAAGAAAGCGGCTACCTCAAAGTGCATAAGGGCTTCATTGGCCGCAAGACCAACACGACCTACGCCGTAACTAAAGCCGGCGAAAAAGCCTTCAAAAACCACCTGGCCGCCCTGGAAGCCATGATCAAATCTGTAAAGTAA
- a CDS encoding AAA family ATPase, translated as MENTSTDIKQLNEKIHQASAFVDLLNMELGKVIVGQKYMVERLLIGLLAQGHVLLEGVPGLAKTLSIKSLASAINAKFARIQFTPDLLPADVVGTMIYNQQKNEFVVRRGPIFANFILADEINRAPAKVQSALLEAMQERQITIGENTFKLEEPFLVLATQNPIEQEGTYTLPEAQVDRFMLKVVIGYPTKEEERHIIRQNLNPEGQPKINPVIDPQDILNARKLVREVYMDEKIERYILDIVFATRNPEEYKLNKLKPLIAYGGSPRASINLAWAAKAYAFTKRRGYVIPEDVRNICFDVMRHRVGLTYEAEAENVTSENILSEILNAVEVP; from the coding sequence ATGGAAAATACATCGACCGACATCAAACAATTAAATGAAAAGATCCATCAGGCCAGCGCTTTTGTAGACCTGCTGAACATGGAACTGGGAAAAGTAATTGTGGGACAGAAATACATGGTAGAGCGCCTGCTCATAGGCCTGCTGGCCCAGGGTCACGTGTTGCTGGAAGGGGTGCCCGGCCTGGCAAAAACACTTTCTATCAAATCGCTTGCTTCTGCTATCAATGCAAAGTTTGCCCGTATCCAGTTCACCCCGGACCTGCTGCCGGCAGACGTGGTGGGCACCATGATCTATAACCAGCAAAAGAATGAATTCGTGGTACGCCGCGGTCCCATCTTCGCCAACTTTATCCTGGCGGATGAGATCAACCGGGCCCCGGCAAAGGTGCAAAGCGCCCTGCTGGAAGCCATGCAGGAACGCCAGATCACCATTGGTGAAAACACCTTTAAGCTGGAGGAGCCTTTCCTGGTACTGGCCACCCAGAACCCTATTGAGCAGGAAGGTACATACACCCTGCCCGAAGCGCAGGTAGACCGTTTCATGCTCAAGGTGGTGATCGGCTATCCCACCAAGGAAGAGGAGCGCCACATCATCCGCCAGAACCTCAATCCCGAAGGCCAGCCCAAGATCAATCCCGTGATAGATCCGCAGGACATCCTCAATGCCCGCAAGCTGGTAAGGGAAGTGTACATGGATGAAAAGATTGAACGCTATATCCTCGACATCGTATTTGCCACCCGCAATCCTGAAGAATACAAACTCAATAAACTGAAGCCGCTCATCGCTTACGGTGGCTCCCCCCGTGCCAGCATTAACCTGGCCTGGGCTGCAAAGGCATACGCCTTTACCAAACGCCGTGGCTACGTGATCCCGGAAGATGTGCGCAACATCTGCTTTGATGTAATGCGCCACCGCGTGGGCCTCACCTACGAAGCGGAAGCAGAGAATGTAACCAGCGAAAACATCCTGAGCGAAATTCTCAACGCGGTAGAAGTGCCATAA
- a CDS encoding DUF5686 family protein → MVRDAHSEEIIPFATLVFPHTNTGMVTDVNGAYTFDLSSIPGDSLQVRVMGYRLLAMPVKRNVPNQTINFDIERSDVSLKVHEVKANVNFALILLRQIVKHKPENNFDRIPNYKYQLYNKIEIDLKNVNKKKFSHNFLTKPFTFILDNIDSTSEEQPFLPVYLTETMSEYYYQKDPHKTKEIINASKTSGIDNASLMRLMGGMYQNVNVYDNFIPVFDKQFASPINNNGQLFYDYKIADTEYISNQRFIKLAFTPKRKGDNAFSGDIWVHDTTYAVMKVTLTTDRSANINFIKKISMVQEFRQMPDSTWFLAKDKFVADFSPPGPNPTKTLDFIGRKTTTYTDVVMNDTSVTNIFSDKRYPSNINLLADAQQRQDTFWSHNRPDSLSGNEAGIYKMVDSLYHMPLFNKYYNTIKFIAGGYKPFGPIKYGPWYYVFTANDLEGFRTELDLATTKQFHPNLYLTGYLAYGFSDHVYKGQLTALYLLSRHPRSYVYGSYTKDLDNGITYTDEIGTGNIFSVAIRKPGVPQKFLMTETYRAEYFREYWSGFSYHLNFIHSAYHPFAPLPTIEDYAKEGQKGTPLTNFEAKLQLRYAWHENFLEGDFYRTSLGSKYPIVEADYSVGIPDVLGSQYSYQRVALQVYDYVKVPPVGKFYYNVFAGKIFGTLPYTQLDIAKGNELYYYDKYAFNMMNRFEFLSDEYVGVNLEHTIGNGLLGYIPLIKKLKWRQFWTAKGLIGDLSPANRELNLTKGYPFRTLKGNPYLEVGTGIENIFKFLRVDFIWRVTPQPTADDQWNKRFGVFGSFKLSF, encoded by the coding sequence GTGGTACGCGACGCCCACTCGGAAGAAATCATCCCTTTTGCTACCCTGGTATTCCCCCATACCAATACCGGTATGGTCACAGACGTAAACGGAGCATATACTTTTGACCTGTCATCTATCCCAGGAGATTCCCTGCAGGTAAGGGTAATGGGCTACCGCCTCCTGGCCATGCCCGTAAAGCGCAATGTACCCAATCAAACCATCAACTTCGATATTGAACGCTCCGACGTGTCACTGAAAGTGCACGAGGTAAAGGCCAATGTGAACTTTGCCCTCATCCTCCTGCGCCAGATCGTAAAACACAAACCGGAAAATAATTTCGACCGCATTCCCAACTACAAATACCAGTTGTACAACAAGATCGAGATCGATCTCAAAAATGTGAACAAGAAGAAGTTCTCCCATAACTTCCTCACCAAGCCATTCACCTTCATCCTGGATAATATAGACAGCACGTCGGAAGAACAACCCTTCCTGCCGGTGTACCTCACCGAAACCATGTCTGAATATTACTACCAGAAAGATCCGCATAAGACCAAGGAGATCATCAATGCATCCAAAACATCGGGGATTGACAATGCAAGCCTTATGCGCCTCATGGGCGGCATGTACCAGAATGTGAACGTGTACGACAACTTCATCCCCGTATTTGATAAACAGTTTGCCAGTCCTATCAACAACAACGGACAGCTGTTCTACGACTACAAGATCGCGGATACGGAATACATCAGCAACCAGCGTTTCATTAAACTGGCCTTTACGCCCAAACGCAAGGGAGACAACGCTTTCAGCGGCGACATCTGGGTACACGACACCACCTACGCGGTGATGAAAGTAACGCTCACCACGGATCGCAGTGCCAATATTAACTTCATCAAGAAGATCAGCATGGTGCAGGAATTCCGGCAAATGCCCGACAGCACCTGGTTCCTGGCCAAGGATAAATTTGTGGCGGACTTTTCCCCGCCCGGGCCTAATCCCACTAAAACACTGGATTTCATTGGCCGTAAAACCACTACCTACACGGATGTGGTAATGAATGATACATCCGTCACGAATATTTTTTCAGACAAACGGTATCCGTCCAACATTAACCTGCTGGCCGATGCCCAGCAGCGCCAGGATACGTTCTGGTCGCACAACCGGCCGGATAGTCTTAGCGGCAACGAAGCTGGTATTTACAAGATGGTGGACTCACTCTACCACATGCCCCTGTTCAATAAATATTACAATACCATTAAGTTCATCGCAGGCGGTTACAAGCCGTTTGGGCCTATCAAGTATGGCCCGTGGTATTATGTTTTCACGGCCAATGACCTGGAAGGATTCCGCACGGAGCTGGACCTGGCCACCACTAAGCAATTCCATCCTAACCTGTACCTCACAGGCTACCTGGCATACGGCTTCTCTGATCATGTGTACAAAGGCCAGCTCACGGCACTGTACCTGCTAAGCCGCCACCCGCGCAGCTACGTGTATGGCTCTTACACCAAGGACCTGGATAACGGGATCACCTATACGGACGAAATAGGCACCGGCAACATCTTCAGTGTGGCGATCCGCAAGCCGGGTGTGCCCCAGAAATTCCTGATGACGGAAACTTACCGTGCGGAATATTTCAGGGAATACTGGAGCGGCTTTTCTTATCACCTGAATTTTATCCACTCCGCCTACCACCCGTTTGCGCCCTTACCCACCATTGAAGATTATGCGAAGGAAGGCCAGAAAGGCACGCCTCTCACTAACTTTGAGGCCAAGCTGCAACTGCGCTATGCCTGGCATGAAAACTTCCTGGAGGGCGATTTTTACCGCACCAGCCTGGGTAGCAAATACCCGATCGTGGAAGCGGATTATTCCGTGGGCATACCGGATGTACTGGGCAGCCAGTACTCATACCAGCGCGTGGCACTGCAGGTGTATGACTACGTAAAAGTGCCGCCGGTAGGCAAGTTCTATTACAATGTATTTGCCGGGAAGATCTTTGGTACCCTGCCCTACACACAGCTGGATATTGCAAAAGGCAACGAATTGTATTACTACGATAAGTACGCGTTCAACATGATGAACCGCTTTGAATTCCTGAGCGATGAATATGTGGGCGTGAACCTGGAACACACCATTGGCAATGGTTTGCTGGGATATATCCCCCTTATCAAAAAACTGAAATGGCGCCAGTTCTGGACCGCGAAAGGCCTCATCGGCGATCTCTCACCTGCCAACCGTGAACTGAACCTCACCAAAGGTTATCCCTTCCGTACCCTGAAAGGCAATCCCTACCTGGAAGTAGGTACAGGCATTGAGAACATCTTCAAATTCCTGCGCGTGGATTTCATCTGGCGCGTAACACCGCAGCCCACTGCAGACGATCAGTGGAACAAACGTTTCGGGGTGTTCGGAAGTTTCAAATTATCATTCTAA
- a CDS encoding peptidylprolyl isomerase, with product MKHLYLLMACILLCTGLSARHRRVKIITPYGTMVVRLYDETPLHRDNFIKLTRRHFFDSTLFHRVILHFMIQGGDPDSKHAKPGQELGNGDLGYTIPAEFRPNLFHRKGVLAAARDDRPDKASSACQFYLVQGKVFTDAGLDSLENGRLHGRKIPPAQRAVYKTIGGTPHLDQNYTVFGIVEKGMYVIDSIAGQPTDKNDRPLTDVPMKIRLKKKWLFF from the coding sequence ATGAAGCACCTCTACCTCCTCATGGCCTGTATACTGCTGTGCACGGGCCTTTCCGCCAGGCACCGGCGAGTGAAGATCATCACGCCCTATGGCACTATGGTGGTGCGGCTGTACGATGAAACGCCCCTGCACCGTGACAATTTCATTAAGCTTACGCGCCGGCATTTCTTTGACAGTACACTGTTCCACCGGGTGATCCTGCATTTTATGATCCAGGGTGGAGACCCGGATTCAAAGCACGCCAAACCTGGCCAGGAGCTGGGCAATGGAGACCTGGGATATACCATCCCGGCGGAGTTCCGCCCCAACCTCTTTCACCGTAAAGGCGTGCTGGCCGCCGCCCGCGATGACCGGCCAGACAAGGCTTCCTCTGCCTGCCAGTTTTACCTGGTGCAGGGCAAAGTATTTACCGATGCGGGGCTGGACAGCCTGGAAAACGGTCGCCTGCACGGGCGCAAGATCCCGCCGGCACAACGCGCGGTGTACAAGACCATTGGCGGTACGCCCCACCTGGACCAGAACTATACCGTGTTTGGCATCGTGGAAAAAGGCATGTATGTGATAGACAGCATTGCCGGGCAGCCTACGGATAAAAATGACCGCCCGCTCACCGATGTGCCTATGAAAATAAGGTTGAAAAAGAAGTGGTTGTTCTTTTAG
- a CDS encoding DUF58 domain-containing protein codes for MDTSEILKKVRRLEIKTKGLTNHIFAGEYHSAFKGRGMSFSEVREYQFGDDVRAIDWNVTARFHHPFIKVFEEERELTVMLLVDVSESSSFGTHQQRKRDLITELCAVLAFSAINNNDKVGVVFFSDGLEKYIPPKKGKSHILFIIRELLSYKPKKKGTNITETLRFFNNAAKKRSIVFVLSDFLANPNYHDALNIAAKRHDVIGLHVYDQRDKELPAVGLIQVKDAETGQQQWIDTNDKQVRDYYQHQFTQHAQYCRNAFLKSGADLMSIRTDEDYVKALQTFFMNRS; via the coding sequence ATGGACACTTCCGAGATACTTAAAAAAGTAAGACGCCTGGAGATCAAGACGAAGGGGCTTACCAATCATATCTTTGCGGGCGAATACCATAGCGCCTTCAAAGGCCGGGGTATGTCGTTCAGTGAAGTGCGGGAATACCAGTTTGGGGACGATGTAAGGGCCATTGACTGGAATGTGACGGCGCGTTTCCATCACCCGTTCATCAAGGTGTTTGAGGAAGAGCGGGAGCTCACGGTGATGCTGCTCGTGGATGTAAGTGAAAGCTCATCCTTTGGTACACACCAGCAGCGCAAGCGCGATCTGATCACGGAGTTGTGCGCGGTATTGGCATTTTCCGCCATCAATAATAACGATAAAGTAGGCGTGGTCTTTTTTAGTGACGGCCTCGAAAAATACATCCCGCCTAAGAAAGGTAAATCACATATCCTGTTCATTATCCGGGAGCTGCTGAGCTATAAGCCCAAAAAGAAAGGCACCAACATCACCGAAACCCTGCGCTTTTTTAACAATGCCGCCAAGAAACGCAGTATCGTTTTTGTACTCAGCGATTTCCTGGCCAATCCCAATTACCACGACGCCCTCAATATTGCCGCCAAACGGCACGATGTGATAGGGCTGCATGTGTATGACCAGCGCGACAAAGAGTTGCCCGCCGTAGGCCTCATCCAGGTGAAGGATGCCGAAACGGGCCAGCAGCAATGGATTGACACAAACGATAAGCAGGTGCGGGATTACTACCAGCACCAGTTTACCCAGCACGCCCAGTACTGCCGCAACGCTTTCCTGAAAAGCGGGGCAGACCTGATGAGTATCCGCACGGATGAGGATTATGTGAAGGCGTTGCAAACCTTTTTCATGAACAGGAGTTAA
- a CDS encoding aspartate aminotransferase family protein, whose protein sequence is MNNRQLFLRHVAQTSDAPLALEITHAAGMYMYQANGKRLLDLIAGISVCNMGHCHPAVVKAIQEQAATYMHLLVYGELVQSPQVAYAYTLTQHLPATLNSVYFTNSGAEATEGAMKLAKRYTGRPEIIGFENAYHGSTQGALSLIGEESMRAAYRPLLPETRHIRQNNMDDLLQITARTAAVMLETVMGEAGVRKPDAAWLQALRARCTETGALLIFDENQCGLGRTGTLWAFEQYGIVPDIVTLGKALGGGMPLGAFVADREVMWVLTHNPVLGHITTFGGHPVSCAAGLAGFEALLSSGVIGEVAQKERLFHHLLRHPRIKTVRSAGLMMAVQLDDFPANKKVIDYCIEKGMLTDWFLFAADCLRIAPPLIISEAEVKTACALILEALDTL, encoded by the coding sequence ATGAATAACCGTCAACTTTTCTTGCGGCATGTGGCCCAGACCTCCGATGCGCCTCTGGCGCTGGAGATCACGCATGCAGCAGGTATGTATATGTACCAGGCCAATGGAAAGCGCCTGCTGGACCTCATTGCAGGCATCAGCGTGTGCAACATGGGCCACTGCCATCCCGCCGTGGTAAAAGCCATCCAGGAGCAAGCCGCCACCTATATGCACCTGCTGGTATATGGAGAACTGGTGCAGTCGCCCCAGGTGGCCTATGCGTATACCCTCACCCAACACCTTCCGGCAACGCTCAACTCCGTATATTTTACCAACTCCGGCGCAGAAGCCACGGAAGGCGCCATGAAACTGGCCAAGCGCTACACGGGCCGCCCGGAGATCATTGGCTTTGAAAACGCTTACCATGGCTCCACCCAGGGGGCGCTCAGCCTTATCGGGGAAGAATCCATGCGGGCCGCTTACCGCCCGCTACTGCCCGAGACACGTCATATCCGCCAGAACAATATGGACGACCTTCTCCAGATCACAGCGCGCACTGCCGCCGTGATGCTGGAAACCGTGATGGGCGAAGCCGGTGTGCGCAAACCGGATGCCGCCTGGCTGCAGGCCCTGCGCGCCCGCTGTACGGAAACAGGGGCCTTGCTCATCTTTGACGAGAACCAATGTGGCCTGGGCCGCACCGGTACCCTCTGGGCCTTTGAACAATACGGCATTGTGCCGGACATCGTTACCCTGGGCAAGGCGCTGGGCGGGGGCATGCCCCTGGGCGCATTTGTGGCAGACCGGGAAGTGATGTGGGTGCTCACCCATAACCCGGTCCTGGGGCATATCACCACTTTTGGCGGGCACCCCGTCAGCTGCGCTGCAGGCCTGGCGGGCTTTGAGGCCCTGCTCTCTTCCGGTGTGATCGGGGAAGTGGCGCAAAAAGAGCGGCTGTTTCATCACCTGCTCCGGCACCCGCGCATTAAAACAGTAAGGTCCGCGGGACTGATGATGGCTGTGCAACTGGATGATTTCCCGGCAAATAAGAAAGTGATCGACTACTGTATTGAGAAAGGCATGCTTACAGACTGGTTCCTGTTTGCCGCTGATTGCCTGCGCATTGCGCCCCCGCTGATCATTAGCGAAGCGGAGGTAAAAACCGCCTGTGCCCTGATCCTGGAGGCACTGGACACACTTTAG
- a CDS encoding vWA domain-containing protein, translating to MDFSIWKNIEFAYPEFFWWLLLIPFMIFWYMKKQRNRQGVMAVSSVQGLRGLPVSWKVRFRPVLLALRILAFAALVVALARPQTSNTSENIDSEGIDIVLSLDISGSMLAQDLQPNRIEAAKKVAQDFVDRRISDRIGLVIFSGESFTQCPITTDHAVLKSQIAQVKSGMLQDGTAIGMGLATAVDRLRSSKAKSKVIILLTDGVNNTGLVDPLTALEIAKAFKIRVYTIGLGTIGKAPFPMTAPDGSVQMQMMDVQIDEALMKKIASETGGIYYRATDNSSLQDIYNNIDKLEKTKVEVTSYKRYAEHFFPFAILALVSLLLEMLLRYTVFKSLP from the coding sequence ATGGATTTTTCGATCTGGAAAAATATTGAATTTGCTTACCCGGAGTTCTTCTGGTGGTTGCTGCTCATCCCGTTCATGATCTTTTGGTACATGAAGAAGCAGCGCAACCGGCAGGGCGTGATGGCCGTGTCTTCCGTGCAGGGGCTGCGGGGACTGCCTGTGTCCTGGAAAGTGCGCTTCCGCCCCGTGTTGCTGGCCCTGCGCATCCTGGCCTTTGCCGCCCTGGTAGTGGCGCTGGCCCGGCCCCAAACCTCCAATACTTCCGAGAACATTGACAGTGAAGGGATAGATATTGTGCTAAGCCTGGATATTTCCGGCAGTATGCTGGCCCAGGACCTGCAGCCCAACCGTATTGAAGCCGCTAAGAAAGTGGCGCAGGATTTCGTGGACCGCCGTATCAGCGACCGCATAGGCCTGGTGATCTTCTCCGGTGAAAGCTTTACGCAGTGCCCTATCACCACCGATCACGCGGTGCTGAAAAGCCAGATCGCACAGGTGAAGAGCGGCATGCTGCAGGATGGTACCGCCATTGGTATGGGGCTGGCCACCGCGGTAGACCGCCTGCGCAGCAGCAAGGCCAAAAGCAAAGTGATCATCCTGCTCACAGACGGCGTGAACAACACCGGCCTGGTAGACCCGCTCACCGCACTGGAAATAGCCAAGGCGTTTAAGATTCGCGTATATACGATCGGGTTAGGTACCATTGGCAAAGCACCCTTCCCCATGACAGCGCCGGATGGCTCTGTGCAGATGCAGATGATGGATGTACAGATTGATGAAGCCCTGATGAAAAAGATTGCTTCAGAGACCGGCGGCATTTATTACCGCGCTACAGACAACAGCTCCCTGCAGGATATTTACAATAACATTGACAAGCTGGAAAAGACCAAGGTAGAGGTTACCTCTTACAAACGCTACGCAGAACATTTCTTTCCCTTTGCCATCCTGGCGCTGGTAAGCCTCCTGCTGGAAATGCTGCTGCGGTATACGGTGTTTAAGAGTTTGCCGTGA